In the bacterium genome, one interval contains:
- a CDS encoding nucleotidyltransferase domain-containing protein — protein sequence MKSIIRKKIVNELSKIEKVKAVILYGSFARGEATSRSDIDIFIIADEKAKEEIEERIILLETSAGRSIQPTIRTEKELKITDTGLLQNIFYEGILLYMKEPIKLSAVLLLKQKPYIIYTFQLDNLTQKDKTKFNRQLYEQKRGKYQYKGLLKTVGGEKLSGGCIIVPYSQKARIDRLFKTSGVTFQSLNVWK from the coding sequence ATGAAAAGCATAATAAGAAAAAAAATAGTCAATGAGCTTTCGAAGATTGAGAAGGTAAAAGCAGTGATTTTATATGGCAGTTTTGCAAGAGGAGAAGCTACTTCAAGATCTGATATAGATATATTTATTATTGCTGATGAAAAAGCAAAGGAAGAAATAGAAGAACGAATCATTTTGCTTGAGACCTCAGCAGGGAGGAGTATACAACCGACAATAAGAACAGAAAAAGAGTTGAAAATAACAGATACCGGCTTATTACAGAACATATTCTATGAGGGAATACTGCTTTATATGAAGGAACCGATTAAATTGTCAGCAGTACTGCTTTTGAAACAAAAGCCCTATATTATTTATACTTTTCAATTGGATAATCTTACCCAGAAAGACAAAACAAAGTTCAACAGACAACTATATGAACAAAAAAGAGGAAAATATCAATACAAAGGACTACTCAAAACGGTTGGAGGAGAAAAACTGTCTGGTGGATGTATAATCGTACCATATTCCCAAAAAGCACGGATAGATAGACTTTTTAAAACGTCTGGAGTTACCTTTCAGTCACTGAATGTCTGGAAATAA
- a CDS encoding DMT family protein, with protein sequence MHKFFLTAGMLILSNIFMTFAWYGHLKDFKSKPWFIAAFVSWGIALFEYLIQVPANRIGYKVMSLGQLKILQEVITLSVFIPFSIFYMKEGLKQEYLWASIFILLAVLCVFKSVLIK encoded by the coding sequence ATGCATAAGTTTTTCTTAACAGCGGGAATGTTAATACTAAGTAATATATTTATGACTTTTGCTTGGTATGGACATTTAAAGGATTTTAAAAGTAAGCCGTGGTTTATTGCAGCTTTTGTTAGTTGGGGCATAGCTCTTTTTGAATATCTTATACAAGTGCCAGCTAACCGTATAGGGTATAAGGTTATGAGTTTAGGACAACTAAAAATACTGCAAGAAGTTATCACCTTATCTGTCTTTATACCTTTCTCAATATTTTATATGAAAGAGGGTTTAAAACAGGAATATTTGTGGGCTTCAATTTTTATTCTTTTAGCTGTATTATGTGTTTTCAAAAGTGTATTGATTAAATAA
- a CDS encoding Gfo/Idh/MocA family oxidoreductase — protein sequence MKKWKVGIVGLSRGKGFVNVFDAHPEVSLTAICDIDEEKLQVVGDAFKIPDKARFTNFDDFVNADIDVVMISTPIPLHTEQTVKSLEAGKHILCEQTVAYTVEECQQVVDAVKRSGKIYMMGENYCYFHYVREWKKIVDSEKLGEIVYAEGEYIHQIVDLLVDKNSGNFFWRHQRPPIWYCAHTLGPILMLMNDRVVKGCGLTSGFKAFPQYKDHPGFLDFEVGLFKTEKGAVVKILRSQVPASPHFVWYSLYGTEGHLENKRPQGEGFLYVNGETPPNGKIITSEVVDPNAPEEAKKGGHGTSEYFMIRDFINALNNNTTPPIDVIKATEWTIPGLIAHQSAMKGGEWLDVPLLG from the coding sequence ATGAAGAAATGGAAAGTTGGGATAGTTGGTTTATCGAGAGGTAAAGGTTTTGTTAACGTATTTGATGCACATCCTGAGGTATCCCTGACTGCTATTTGCGATATTGATGAAGAAAAACTTCAAGTTGTAGGGGATGCGTTCAAAATACCTGATAAAGCACGGTTCACCAATTTTGATGATTTTGTCAATGCAGATATAGATGTTGTAATGATTTCTACACCTATCCCTCTCCATACAGAACAGACAGTTAAATCTCTTGAGGCAGGAAAACATATTCTCTGTGAGCAGACTGTTGCTTATACAGTAGAAGAATGTCAGCAAGTTGTTGACGCTGTCAAACGGAGTGGCAAAATATATATGATGGGAGAAAACTATTGTTACTTTCATTATGTAAGGGAATGGAAAAAAATTGTTGATTCAGAAAAACTTGGAGAGATTGTTTACGCAGAAGGCGAATATATACATCAAATAGTCGACCTTCTTGTAGATAAAAATAGCGGTAACTTTTTTTGGAGACATCAACGTCCTCCAATTTGGTACTGTGCCCACACTCTCGGACCAATACTTATGCTTATGAACGACAGGGTTGTAAAAGGTTGCGGTTTAACAAGTGGCTTCAAGGCTTTCCCACAATATAAAGACCATCCAGGTTTCCTTGATTTTGAAGTTGGACTTTTCAAAACAGAAAAAGGAGCAGTAGTTAAAATTTTACGTAGCCAAGTACCCGCCTCACCACATTTTGTATGGTACTCCCTATATGGCACAGAGGGACACCTTGAAAACAAACGCCCACAAGGAGAAGGTTTTCTTTACGTCAACGGCGAAACACCGCCCAACGGGAAAATTATTACCAGCGAAGTTGTTGACCCAAACGCACCTGAAGAAGCAAAAAAAGGAGGCCACGGCACGTCTGAATATTTTATGATAAGAGATTTCATTAACGCCTTAAACAACAACACTACCCCACCTATTGATGTGATAAAAGCAACTGAATGGACTATACCCGGATTAATAGCGCACCAGTCTGCAATGAAAGGTGGAGAATGGCTTGATGTTCCATTGCTCGGATAG
- a CDS encoding tetratricopeptide repeat protein: protein MLDKKTEEALEFLNSIKDFLVSSFEQENIESALQVLCSENGYILNAVVEISLTLITDICNALESLQENPIYYTPFDEHIKKIEETLKEIYNENRVVLDSLLINSVNQLKQETILDEYELESELMIPETSRDYFHKGAFHLKQDEYEEALQCFVQGVEDNDEDIFLFNNALGILMSLLHLGREDEAEEWYEEILDMLDEQNCSHIRFDTHLKIGHTYVLQKNYLKAIEQFYLAIESLKRVFLRGVLINSSCIAVDADEELLMDMFFALDYIDYIVESIQTVPKTPEIQPIRQKIRADIKFVVLRMEKILLQDLTEGKEAYSKEILKNKIKECKQEIKKNPDDIFSYFNMAQIYSLLDMLKEQEVCYDAILKIEPNNFYGLYGKGALLSDFGFYKEAVFYFDRLIEVKPDCEDGWWSKGGVLIELGKSLEALKYFEEALRIDPNCFEATNGMGWAYKSLNKTREALDWFDKALTMNGDSSEVWNVKGSILSSLDRKDEALECYNKALEIDPQDVFILNNKNGVLIELGRYEEAEECIQQIIKINPKHAPAYYNKACLRVLTNNKKDALLNLKKAIELDSSFKEYAKKDKDFSSIKDDNDFQNLLR from the coding sequence ATGCTTGATAAAAAAACAGAAGAAGCCTTAGAGTTTCTTAACTCAATAAAAGATTTTCTTGTTTCAAGCTTTGAACAAGAAAATATAGAAAGTGCTCTTCAAGTTCTCTGTTCAGAAAATGGGTATATTTTAAATGCTGTTGTAGAAATATCGCTTACTTTGATAACCGATATATGTAATGCATTAGAAAGTTTACAAGAAAACCCTATTTATTACACTCCTTTTGATGAGCATATTAAAAAAATTGAAGAGACTCTTAAAGAAATCTATAACGAAAATAGAGTTGTTTTAGATAGTCTACTCATAAATAGTGTTAATCAATTAAAGCAAGAGACTATTTTAGATGAATATGAGTTAGAATCTGAACTTATGATTCCTGAAACTTCTCGTGATTATTTTCATAAAGGTGCTTTCCACTTAAAACAAGATGAATATGAAGAAGCGTTGCAATGTTTCGTACAAGGTGTTGAAGATAATGACGAAGATATTTTTTTGTTCAACAATGCTCTCGGTATTCTGATGTCTCTTTTACATTTAGGCAGAGAAGATGAAGCAGAAGAATGGTACGAAGAGATTTTAGATATGCTTGATGAACAAAATTGTTCTCACATAAGGTTTGATACTCATTTAAAGATAGGTCATACCTACGTTTTGCAAAAGAATTATCTTAAAGCGATTGAACAGTTCTATCTTGCTATAGAATCTTTAAAAAGAGTGTTTTTGCGTGGAGTTCTTATTAATAGTAGTTGTATTGCTGTTGATGCAGACGAAGAACTGCTTATGGATATGTTTTTTGCTCTCGATTACATTGATTATATAGTAGAAAGCATACAGACTGTGCCTAAAACACCTGAAATACAACCAATAAGACAAAAAATACGTGCTGATATTAAGTTTGTAGTTTTACGTATGGAAAAAATCTTGTTACAGGATTTAACAGAAGGTAAAGAGGCATATTCTAAAGAAATTCTCAAAAATAAGATAAAAGAATGTAAACAAGAGATAAAGAAAAACCCTGACGATATTTTTTCATATTTTAATATGGCACAAATTTATAGTTTGTTAGATATGCTTAAAGAGCAAGAGGTTTGTTATGACGCAATCTTAAAAATTGAGCCTAATAATTTTTACGGGTTATACGGTAAAGGAGCACTACTTTCTGATTTTGGTTTTTACAAAGAAGCAGTTTTCTATTTTGACAGGTTGATAGAGGTAAAGCCAGATTGTGAAGATGGTTGGTGGAGCAAAGGTGGGGTGCTTATAGAACTTGGAAAGAGTCTTGAAGCATTAAAATATTTTGAAGAGGCACTACGGATAGACCCTAACTGCTTTGAAGCAACCAATGGGATGGGGTGGGCTTATAAATCCCTTAACAAAACAAGAGAGGCATTAGATTGGTTTGATAAGGCATTAACTATGAACGGAGATTCCAGTGAAGTGTGGAACGTCAAAGGGAGTATACTTAGTAGTTTAGATAGAAAAGACGAGGCACTTGAATGTTATAATAAAGCCCTCGAGATAGACCCTCAAGACGTTTTTATTTTAAATAATAAGAACGGTGTTTTAATAGAACTTGGCAGATATGAAGAAGCCGAAGAATGTATTCAACAGATTATAAAAATAAACCCCAAGCACGCTCCTGCCTACTACAATAAAGCTTGTCTTCGGGTACTAACTAACAACAAAAAAGATGCTTTGCTTAACCTAAAAAAAGCTATAGAGTTGGATAGCAGTTTTAAGGAGTACGCAAAGAAAGATAAAGATTTTAGTAGCATAAAAGATGACAATGATTTTCAAAACCTTCTAAGATAG
- a CDS encoding nucleoside deaminase: MRKEDRSFFMEVAVKEAFKGIQNQNGGPFGAVITHNGKVIAKTHNRVISSKDPTAHAEILAIREASKFLDKFDLSDCEIFSTCEPCPMCLSAILWARIKKLYYGCTRNDAEDIGFDDRVIYEIIDIKKEKKLLKKIMIDRDKCLLPFIEWSKKQNKITY, from the coding sequence ATGAGAAAAGAAGATAGAAGTTTTTTTATGGAAGTAGCAGTTAAAGAAGCGTTTAAAGGTATACAAAATCAAAACGGTGGTCCTTTTGGAGCTGTTATAACACACAATGGTAAGGTTATTGCTAAAACTCATAATAGAGTTATATCCTCAAAAGACCCAACTGCTCATGCGGAAATACTTGCCATAAGAGAAGCTTCAAAATTTCTTGACAAGTTTGATCTGAGTGACTGTGAAATCTTTTCTACCTGTGAACCTTGTCCGATGTGTCTTTCTGCAATACTCTGGGCTCGAATAAAAAAATTATACTATGGATGCACAAGAAACGATGCAGAAGATATAGGGTTTGATGATAGAGTTATTTACGAGATCATAGATATTAAAAAAGAAAAAAAACTTCTTAAAAAAATAATGATTGATAGAGATAAATGTTTACTGCCCTTTATCGAGTGGTCAAAAAAACAGAATAAAATTACCTATTAA
- a CDS encoding carbohydrate binding domain-containing protein, producing MKRKMLSIVASILAVLMLSVVLYSAEPLELNGDFENVETVPENNILHKRLAAIDFKTESPLILPSKWTLNPTSSAKNGEFRLISDSSQAQSGKNCVYLKGHLMAKSAIDVSEGDEMEISFYAKAPEKSTTIFYFYCYGKDEEGKIRNIGALNFRSQPETEWKQYSATIKIPLKVRDKKLERVIPAFTNLNGVYIDNFKLIHKKAEKKDSTE from the coding sequence ATGAAAAGAAAAATGTTGTCAATAGTTGCAAGCATTTTAGCAGTACTTATGTTGTCTGTTGTTCTTTATAGTGCAGAGCCTTTAGAATTAAACGGGGATTTCGAAAACGTAGAAACAGTCCCTGAAAACAATATTCTTCATAAAAGATTAGCTGCCATAGATTTTAAGACAGAATCGCCTTTAATTCTACCTAGCAAATGGACTCTAAACCCTACTTCTTCCGCAAAAAACGGTGAATTTCGACTCATATCAGACAGTTCACAAGCTCAAAGCGGTAAAAACTGTGTGTACCTAAAAGGCCACCTTATGGCAAAATCGGCGATTGATGTTAGTGAAGGTGATGAAATGGAAATAAGTTTTTATGCAAAAGCCCCTGAAAAATCTACTACCATATTCTATTTTTACTGCTATGGAAAAGATGAAGAAGGGAAAATCCGAAACATAGGTGCTCTCAATTTTCGCTCACAGCCCGAAACTGAATGGAAACAATATTCTGCTACGATAAAAATACCTTTAAAGGTAAGAGATAAAAAACTTGAAAGGGTTATACCAGCATTTACAAATTTAAATGGAGTATATATAGACAATTTCAAACTAATTCATAAAAAAGCTGAAAAGAAAGATTCCACTGAGTAA